One window from the genome of Archocentrus centrarchus isolate MPI-CPG fArcCen1 unplaced genomic scaffold, fArcCen1 scaffold_41_ctg1, whole genome shotgun sequence encodes:
- the LOC115776938 gene encoding uncharacterized protein LOC115776938: MQRTDSEVNIPVIPNEMSSPELEDFQTPNTDNQEGAATASENLVRCAAAFTISVRERCHLSQRGVNSIVSGVQQYQTALLSTMKDTMKSLFQRHSDNMEQLQEAVLAELENFQDPFSMMASTYIQDSTIQRLFNPVIPEEVVMSQKVCRVNKGQSRVIAIKNRSFYYIPLIRSLEQLLSNSRIFAMINTAPQSCHKDGFLYDIIDGSIYKSHPLFSKEPSALQIILYADEIEICNPLGSHASVNKLFMFYYTLGNIDPKFRSKLAAIRLLAIAKADDIDKCGVDFVLQRINEDLKLLYNGVKIQTQRGSMDLFGAVVSVCGDTLAQHELAGFKEGVGFAYSKCRHCECTFDEMQINFNELSFTKRTMKKHIKQCCEIEKACTDFLKSSLKTTYGINRRSKLIDFPAFDLIQQTPQDIMHIILEGVAPMEIKCVLKHLVLSGQMELDVFNSAMQSFPLSPIDIRDKPCPISVTTLASNDNKLKQSSGQMLILLKIMPFLLNSIEKNEYVQFVLDLIKIVQILFAPILSVQSVFRLKNMIEQHLKQFKKLFPENNIIPKQHYLLHLPAQILHLGPVIRHMCMRFESKHCFFKQWASKLNFRNVCKSLVNHNQLSECCQNELGTEHPIFVHEKELGPVSEVKNPEYIAAKIRDFLGIGGIQHGVKVKWLILNGNKYISEKSLIITSVSDTVPVFGL; encoded by the exons ATGCAAAGGACCGACAGTGAGGTCAACATACCTGTCATTCCAAATGAAATGTCAAGTCCGGAGCTTGAGGATTTCCAGACTCCAAATACTGATAATCAG GAAGGAGCTGCTACAGCAAGTGAAAATCTCGTCAGATGTGCAGCTGCATTTACCATCAGTGTCCGGGAAAGATGTCACCTATCCCAG agggGTGTCAACAGTATTGTCTCTGGAGTCCAGCAGTATCAAACTGCTCTTCTCAGTACCATGAAGGACACCATGAAGTCGCTCTTTCAAAGACATTCAGACaatatggagcagctacaagagGCAGTATTGGCAGAACTGGAAAATTTTCAAGATCCTTTCTCCATGATGGCTTCCACATACATTCAGGACAGCACAATCCAGAGGCTTTTTAACCCAGTCATACCAGAGGAGGTAGTTATGTCTCAAAAGGTTTGCAGAGTTAACAAAGGACAGTCAAGAGTAATTGCCATCAAAAACAGAAGTTTTTACTATATACCCCTTATTAGGAGCCTTGAACAGTTGTTGTCCAATTCCAGGATTTTTGCCATGATCAACACCGCACCTCAGAGTTGCCACAAAGATGGGTTTTTGTATGACATTATTGATGGGAGCATTTATAAATCCCATCCACTGTTTTCAAAAGAACCTTCTGCTTTACAGATAATTTTGTATGCTGATGAAATAGAGATATGCAATCCTCTTGGGTCACATGcttcagtaaataaattattcatgttttattataCTTTAGGAAACATAGACCCCAAGTTTAGGTCAAAGCTTGCTGCAATCAGACTCCTTGCTATAGCAAAAGCTGATGATATTGACAAATGTGGTGTTGATTTTGTATTACAAAGGATTAATGAAGACTTAAAGTTGCTCTATAATGGTGTCAAAATCCAAACACAGCGTGGTAGCATGGATTTATTTGGTGCTGTAGTTTCGGTCTGTGGTGACACACTTGCCCAACATGAGCTTGCTGGTTTCAAGGAAGGAGTTGGTTTTGCATATAGTAAGTGTAGGCATTGTGAATGTACCTTTGatgaaatgcaaattaattttaatgaacTAAGTTTTACTAAAAGGACAATGAAAAAACATATTaagcagtgctgtgaaataGAAAAGGCTTGCACAGACTTCTTGAAATCATCTCTCAAAACCACCTATGGTATAAACAGAAGAAGCAAGCTGATTGATTTCCCAGCCTTTGACCTCATTCAACAAACACCACAGGATATAATGCACATCATtcttgagggtgttgcacccATGGAAATTAAGTGTGTGCTAAAACACCTTGTTCTCTCTGGACAGATGGAGTTGGATGTGTTCAATTCTGCCATGCAGAGTTTTCCTTTGTCACCAATAGACATACGTGACAAACCCTGCCCTATCAGTGTCACTACCTTGGCATCTAATGacaataaactgaaacagtCCTCGGGGCAAATGCTGATACTGTTGAAGATCATGCCTTTTCTGCTCAACAGTATAGAGAAAAATGAatatgttcagtttgttttggactTAATTAAGATTGTTCAGATACTCTTTGCCCCTATTTTATCTGTACAAAGTGTGTTCAGACTGAAGAATATGATTGAACAGCATTTGAAACAGTTTAAGAAACTTTTTCCTGAGAATAATATAATACCTAAGCAACATTACCTGTTGCATCTCCCTGCTCAGATTCTTCATCTGGGGCCTGTGATAAGGCACATGTGTATGAGATTCGAATCAAagcactgtttttttaaacaatgggcATCTAAATTGAACTTCAGAAATGTCTGTAAGTCACTTGTGAACCATAATCAGCTTTCTGAATGCTGTCAAAATGAATTGGGCACTGAGCATCCAATATTTGTACATGAGAAGGAATTGGGTCCTGTCTCTGAAGTGAAAAATCCTGAGTATATTGCAGCAAAGATAAGAGATTTTTTGGGGATAGGTGGCATACAACATGGAGTCAAAGTAAAATGGCTTATTCTCAATGGGAACAAGTACATAAGTGAAAAGTCTCTAATAATCACCAGTGTGAGTGACACAGTTCCTGTTTTTGGGCtttaa